From Eleftheria terrae, the proteins below share one genomic window:
- a CDS encoding deaminase domain-containing protein, with protein sequence MANIEATRVGNASSQFELHSTVEDLLNKRIDLGLTSNAKMQRNFAYSEYQLNGELGKDFALSGKNSPAGTVGVPENRMFSTMDVGWSRAYDTEVKLLESIAQRYNPQRLDVVPGLSGSVNLYSELTVCYSCSRVIGQFQEMFPNVRLGVQSGANASKPFFR encoded by the coding sequence TTGGCGAATATCGAAGCAACCAGAGTCGGCAACGCTTCCAGTCAATTCGAACTCCATTCGACTGTCGAAGACCTGCTCAACAAGCGTATCGACCTAGGCTTGACGTCTAACGCTAAAATGCAGAGAAACTTCGCCTACAGCGAATATCAACTTAACGGCGAATTGGGTAAAGATTTTGCGTTGAGCGGGAAAAACTCGCCGGCCGGAACCGTTGGAGTTCCGGAGAATCGAATGTTCAGTACGATGGATGTCGGCTGGAGCAGGGCTTATGACACAGAGGTTAAGCTTTTGGAATCTATCGCCCAACGATATAATCCGCAACGCCTTGATGTGGTTCCAGGCCTCTCCGGTTCTGTAAATTTGTATTCGGAGCTTACGGTGTGCTACTCATGCTCCCGCGTCATCGGGCAGTTCCAAGAAATGTTCCCGAATGTGAGGTTGGGCGTTCAATCTGGGGCGAATGCTAGCAAGCCATTTTTTCGCTGA
- a CDS encoding SMI1/KNR4 family protein gives MGKFFDWLKAAKLDEERPIAGISKKEIDELAAAQGKIVFPSVYEEFLEDCGKSAGLFQRDAAFFFPEVKDLKRRLLEMLEDEDIEFTVPENAFVFGAYQGFQFHYFICDGHTDPAVYQMDDGGGAPEMVAETFSSYIQKGMAQYRDSFYQKS, from the coding sequence GTGGGCAAATTCTTTGATTGGCTGAAAGCCGCTAAGCTGGACGAAGAGCGGCCTATCGCCGGAATTTCGAAAAAAGAAATCGACGAGCTGGCTGCTGCACAAGGGAAAATAGTATTTCCTTCGGTTTATGAGGAATTTCTAGAAGACTGCGGGAAAAGTGCTGGGCTGTTTCAGCGCGATGCTGCCTTTTTCTTTCCCGAAGTCAAAGACCTAAAGCGCCGCCTTCTAGAGATGCTCGAGGACGAAGACATCGAATTTACCGTACCCGAAAATGCCTTTGTTTTTGGTGCTTACCAAGGCTTTCAGTTCCACTACTTCATTTGCGACGGTCACACCGACCCGGCGGTCTATCAAATGGATGATGGTGGTGGCGCCCCCGAAATGGTGGCTGAGACATTCTCAAGCTACATTCAGAAGGGAATGGCGCAGTATCGCGACTCGTTCTATCAGAAGTCGTGA